A single window of Nicotiana tomentosiformis chromosome 1, ASM39032v3, whole genome shotgun sequence DNA harbors:
- the LOC138906794 gene encoding uncharacterized protein: MGKLAKWQILLSEFDIVYVSQKAIKRQALADHLAENPADGEYEPLKTYFPDDEASFMGEDITEAYDGWRMFFDGAANFKGVGIGVVLVSETGQHYLELLVIGDSDLLVHQVLGEWATKNTKILPYLHSVHELIKRFTKIEFKHVSRVQNEFADALAALSSMIQHPDKNFIDLVLIGIHKQTTYYAHVKEESDGNPWFHDIKEYLAKGEYPKHSTHTQKSTLRRLDNHFFQSGGILYRRTPDFGLLRCVDAKEASRLLEEIHVGTCGPYMNGFTLAKKILRAGYF; this comes from the exons ATGGGTAAGCTAGCAAAGTGGCAAATATTGCTGAGTGAGTTTGACATCGTCTATGTATCTCAAAAGGCTATCAAAAGGCAAGCATTGGCGGATCATCTCGCAGAAAATCCCgcagacggagaatacgaaccattgaaaacatATTTTCCCGATGATGAGGCATCGTTCAtgggagaagatatcaccgaagcatatgatggttggagaatgttcttcgatggagcagcaaacttcaaaggagtaggtattggaGTTGTCTTAGTATCAGAGACCGGCCAACACTAtctg GAGctgctggtaatcggagattcagaccttttggtgcaccaggttctaggagaatgggccacaaagaacaccaaaatattgccatatttgcacAGTGTACATGAGCTGATCaaaaggttcacaaagatagaattcaaacatgtttcgAGAGTtcaaaatgagttcgcagatgcattggccgctctatcttccatgatacaacacccagacaagaacttCATCGATCTTGTCCTAATAGGAATTCATAAACAGACAACTTATTATGCTCATGTTAAAGAAGAGAGTGATGGAAATCCGTGGTTCCATgacatcaaggaatatttggcaaaaggagaaTATCCAAAGCACTCTACCCATACTCAGAAGAGCACGCTTCGAAGATTAgacaaccatttctttcaaagcggaggaattctgtatagaagaactcctgactttggattattacggtgtgtcgatgccaaggaagcttccagattgctcgaggaaatacatgtcGGAACCTGCGGACCATACATGAATGGTTTTACCTTAGCCAAAAAGATACTAAGAGCGGGGTATTTCTAG
- the LOC104106032 gene encoding uncharacterized protein — protein MSEPPKKALFKHKSWSPDIQREEVWLKRKRTNRMRLAAIRRSMSLPTAAAAADDRRSTSVTNEDLEELRACFELGFGFDPSDDLDPKLTKAFPALELYQAVNKLSRSSSSVSTVTSDSCETPSSGESSVSIVEPGDDAETAKKRLKQWAQVVALSVRRSPSF, from the exons ATGTCAGAACCACCCAAAAAAGCTCTATTCAAACACAAATCATGGTCTCCTGACATTCAACGTGAAGAAGTTTGGCTCAAACGTAAGAGAACTAACCGTATGCGCCTCGCCGCCATCCGCCGTTCCATGAGCCTCCCCACCGCTGCTGCCGCTGCTGACGACCGTCGTTCAACGAGCGTCACCAACGAGGACCTCGAAGAACTCCGTGCTTGTTTTGAGTTAGGATTCGGGTTTGACCCGTCGGATGATTTGGATCCGAAGCTTACGAAAGCTTTTCCCGCTTTGGAGCTTTATCAAGCTGTTAATAAGTTATCCAGATCTTCTTCTTCTGTTTCGACGGTAACTTCCGATTCATGTGAAACTCCGTCCTCAGGCGAAAGCTCCGTCTCCATTGTTGAACCAg gTGATGATGCGGAGACAGCGAAGAAGAGATTGAAACAGTGGGCACAAGTGGTGGCTCTTTCAGTGCGAAGATCACCTTCGTTTTAG